The window CTGTTAGTGTAGCATTTTGACATTAGGCATTTAAATTGTATAATAAAAATGAAAACGTAATTCCTTCCTGAAGTAGCTATAGTACCCATAGAGAGTAAATTCAGAGTTATCTGGCCCAATATATATGGAAATCTCTCTGCACAAATGTTAGGGATGCACTAAATGCCGTAAATggatttatttaatttatatgtAAAATGTAGTCATTGATTTCATCTTAATTGTTTTAATCTTGACATACCAGTGCTATCATATTGATGAGAGAATGGTCATTACTATTAGCAAACCTGTGAATCAAGTGTCAAAAcctgcccttttccctctctGTAAAGCAGAGGGCAAGGGTGACAGATGAGTCCAACAGACCATCCTGATGAAGAAGGTTCTGTAGCAAATTCAGAATGACAGTTGCACAAAATGGTCTATCACAATACCATATGAATCATCTCCCACGTCAATCATAACTGGAACTTTTCAATAAATATGTCTGAGTGGGAGTTTGAATTCACTCAAAGATGCATGAACAATACAGAGATTATTTTGTTCAGCATTATTTCCAATTATGAGACAAATTTATCACAGGTGAAGAAAGAAACAAGAATTTGGCTCAGCATCTGAAATTTAAACCAGACATCAAATTAAACCTATAGAAACATCATTTGATATTTACAAAGGTGTTTTCCAATAGACTGAAGATTTTTCATTGTTTAACTGTGTTATAGCTCTTAACTTTCCCATCAAAACAAGTGACACAAAATAAAAGGAACCTTTTAAACTGGTAACTTGTACAATTAGTAAACATTACTTCCTCTGAAAGAGTGGAATATGTTTAAAAATGTACAAATTTGAAAAGCAACCTCAAAGAGTATGGGCATAAGGAGTCACGTGTTTCGCAACTATTACTGGACATTAAGAGTAAGTGCCTCTTAATGAAACACAAAATGTTCTTCTGTTTCTCATTGAAAAAGTGgcattttccattttcttctttcACCACATGTCAGCATAGAAAACCTGGGTTTTTCATCCCAGAAGAAATATTTTCTCCTTGGCTTTGCTTTTCCTAACCAGTTATCAATTCCGCCCATTTTCAAAGGCTGGGAACCAAGGAAATGAAAGAATTAAACACATTCCACCACTGAATAAAATAACAGCTTCCTTTTCATAGCTCAGTGGTAATATTTGCCACAAGCTGAAATCAGTGAAACTCAGCAGAAGTGTTACACTTCAAATTGGGGCACCTTGAAATAGGTGAAGAACATGTCAGAGATTTATGAACCACTCCTCATCTCAGAGTTCTAGAGAATCAGAAAGGGTGACCAGGCACCTCTGAAAATCTTACACAGTGCTTCTGCAAGGGAGTCAGAGGGACAGCAAAGTCTTGTCTGAAGCCTTGCATTATCACTAAATGACTCAAGGGAGAGAAGACAGGGTAACGAGCAGACAGGAAGAATGGCAGATAAGAACTTTAAGAAAAACAAATGGGAAATGGTTTATAATGAGTTGAAGGACAGAATTTATAGAAGGACTGGAAAGAAAAGAttaaaaatgacagaaaaaaggagagagcagagaaagaaaggcaccatgaaaattaattaaaacaaaggaagaaaaataattaatagaTGAGAAGACatgctttaaaataaataaagagatgAGGTTTTGCAAAACCAAGTCATTGAGAGAAGCACAATAAATCACAGCTAGATATCAAATAATTTAACTGTGCATACCTTCATCAATGGGTTCATACTTCAGAATAATTTCTAAGACAGTTGTTTCATTAGCTTCAGTTTGAAATTGTTCTTTTGCAAGAAATTTCAGGAGCTGGCCATCAGGTAGAATGTTGCCATCTATTGAGTAAGCCTTGAATAGTTCTTCAAATTCAGGTCTGTGTACAAGAGCTCGATAAATTGCTCTGAAGTCGTCCATGCTAATTATATCTCCTGAGTGTTTGTCAATGGTTTTCTGAGGAAAGAAGCAaccaaaagaattttttttaaaaaatcaaaaaacaacaTTCATATATGCAAAGTTATGCACCAAACATTTTTTTATAACTGACCATAGGAGTAAGAATCATAGAAGAATCCAACAGTGAATACAATCAGATTACATTCTTCAACTTTTAGATTATGCTTTGTGTGCTACAAATATTTTATATGAAGTAAAATGGACCATAGGACATAATTAGCATCTAAATAAGTACAATAAATTTAGATTTAAtgcattttaatattaaaatatattgtaGAAAATCTCTAAAATGCTATGCATTAAAACAAATGTGCAGTATAAAACTTATCAAGTGGAAAATATATTTAGTATAATACCTCTCCAACAGCTATTGACATCATATTGTAAATTCTGTCAGTAAAATTTGCATACAATGACATAAGGATGTCCAAATTATCAAGAGACAAGTCTTTTAACACTTCAAAGAAGAAACACTAATAAAAATTGAAGATGATATTTTATAATAACCTATGACATCATGTTCTGTTCTTAACAAGCCAGAATGTTTAACTTAGGTTAATCATTCACACTTTCAGAATTCTTCAATTTAAGCTTGTTTTCATAGAGCTTACAAAATGTTAGCATAGTAATTAGTTTCAGTGTTTCAgtgtaaaagccaaaagaaaagtTAAAAGGGCAAAAGGATTTAATAGAATTATAATTTTTACCATTTCTGCCTTTTGTGGTTTTCTCAGGTTTAACAATTcaaattttcctttaaaattttcTACTCAAAATAAGTACCTGCATACAAAATATAAATTTTTGTAATATTTTAGTCTGAAATATTCTTAAAAGTTGCCAAATTAAGAGAAATCTGCTGACAAAAttgctcacaaaaaataaaaaaaaaagggcaatctACTGCCTCAGTGATGATCACTGTAAATTGATGAAAATTCCTAATTGTTGGCTCCTTAAACAGAAAGTGCCAAAGAGGCCAAGTTCCAGCATCCAAAACATGGCGCTTACAATGGCTGGGTTGGCTTCCACCAAAGTGTCTATAAACAGGAAATTGCTTACTTGAGCTCTGGCTGCTCTTTGATCAAGATTTGGGATTACTGCTCAATTAGATTTATTTATATGGTTTTGAAGCCATAGTATAAAATCTAAAATTTAATGATCCACTGACAGTTCCTTCCTACTCAGTACAGTTCCTACTGTACTTCTGAATAAGTACAACAATAGGATTAAAAATATATTAGATAACTAAAAGAAGTAGAAAATTAATTTCACGAGTTCTAGTGAAAACATCCTACAAATCAGTACTTCAGTATTTGCTTTGAGTTTGTGAAAGAGAATAATAATGATTTTTAACAGAAGTCACTagcaagaaaatatttctgtACAAATGCTAATTATTCACATTTCAGTATTGCTGAAAAATTCCCCAGCTAAGGTTGATATCTTCAATCCAATTTTTAATGTTCTTAACAATACAGCAAATTTGCTCATAACCATTAAGCAGGAAAAGAGAATACCAACTTATTTTGGAAATAAACAGTCTATCAGGACTTGGAAGATGTTCACTTAGTTGCTGGCACAAAGAGAAGCTGGGCAAAAAAATTAAAGTTGCTATTTTAGTTGCCTTTTGATGAAATACAGGCAATAATATTACATAAGAGAGCTCTAAAAATTAAAGTGATAAAATCATGTCACTATAAAAAGATATTCTTACAATTTTGGGGGTAGATTTTTGTCATTCCTATTTTTATTAATGCACATCAAATCTTTGCTGTTCAGAAAAAGAAGAGACAAAGAGTCTTGAGAGAAATTATATGAAAATTTATTATTCCTTAAAACCCTAATGTTCATATTGCTCAAAAGAGTATTACAGTAAAACAAACTCAAAGAGAacagacaagaaagaaaagcagaTTATTCCTTTAAATTGGTTTTCTATAAAATGTATTTTGCTATGTGTAGCCATTAGATTAACTGCTGGTGTGTGGTTAGTTACAATGATGTCAGTAAGATTCCCTTCCAGAATGCTTTGAATTTTTACATGTTATTACACTGATTAAATATTTGAGCCCCCCAAACTACTGGACACCTGTAAATCTTTCCCAAATAGCAAAGAACACCTACCAGTACTGCAATAAATAACTAGATCAGGCTATTGGGTATAATAGGTTATTAAACACAACTAGATCAGACTTGTTCTTTGCAGGTCACTTCCCTCAAATAATTCTTTTCTCTGCCCACAGCTGATCACTCTCAAACTCCTGCCAGAAATCAAAGTAGGGGGAAGATAGAGGAAGCagtgagaaatatttttaaattctgaAGAGCTTCTCCAGATTGGCAAATATATCCTTGCAAGTTCAAAAACCACAGGAAGCCTCTCCAGCCAGGGTTGAGCTCATGCTGCTGCTGGTTCTACCTTGGCTTGACAACAATGAGAGgggaagacagggtgaggaaaaCTTAGCACCTTCCTTCTTATGACCTAAAAGTCTCTGACTTGCCATAGTTAATTCTCCTCTGCCAAATCAGGACAGAATCAGCCAGCTGGTTACAACATTCTTAAAAGAATCCTGTATATAAatgtgtaaataaataaataaacaaatatgtatttctatatatacacacaattGTTTTCATTCCCTTAGGGAAACAGCATTACCAGACAGCTTTTTTGGGGGACAAAAATGAGGTAAAAGGAAAATCTTACATCTTTTGAGTCATTACAATAAGAACATGTATACCCAGTATGTGCCAAGGCACACAGTTTTCTAGGATTTGCTCACTGGGATGTGGTACTTGATGCATCCCCAGgacaaaggaggaattgagaatctgactccatgttcttagaaggctaatttattattttatgatatgatatgatatactatactaaaactgtactaagAATAGAGAAAAAAATCGAAAgaaaaagcttaacaaaatacTAATTAAGAACTTGTGACTGCTACTAGAGTCCTGACGCAGCTAGATCATAGTTGGTCATTAAGTAacaacaattcacatgctggacaAACAATCTCCATAcatcattccaaagcagcaaaacaggagaagcaatcagacaattccctgaagcttctcagcttctcaggagaaaaaatcctggcaaagggatttttcagaaaatattacaGTAACAGTGGCACAAGATCTGCTTGGCAGTAGTTTGCCTACACTAAATTAACTTATTAAGACCAGTTTCTAGCTGGATGGTGTAACCTTCATGGAAATCTCAAACACTGCCACGTCTCAAGGCCAAATCCTTTCCCTGGGGTGCAATTCCCATCCATTCAGGTACACCTCTTAAATACTCCAGGAGAGATGTAGTGGAGAACAGAATGAATGTGTGCTGGATCTAAAGCCTGAGCAGCTCAGACAAGTCCATGTTGTCCTCCTGGCAAGCGGATTTTGAGGAAGTTGCTCTCATGGCTCTGCCCAACAAACAGGCACATCTGGGTTCATTAGCTTGATCACAGAAAAAGCTGAATAGGATGAAACCAGAATGCTTCAAGTTATCTCAAGTGTGGTAATGTTACAAAAAACCTGGGAATCAAAATTGACGTGTGTTCCATCTGACACTAATCTGTTGTGGTGGAAAGACAGAGTTATGGGGATGTCAGTCTCTTCTCCGAGTACCAAGAAGTAGGGCAAGCAGAAGTGgactcaagttgtgccagggacgGTTTACACTGGCtagtaggaaaaatttcttcactgaaagtgttgtcaagcattggaagagGCTGTCCAGGGAAATGTCTGAGTCACCATTCCTTTAAAGTATTTAAGAGACCTGTAGATGTGGTGTTTAGGGACAAGGTTTAGAGGTGGACTTTTCAATGTATTAATGGTTGAACTCAGTGATCTTAGAGGCATTTTCCAATCTAAAAGATTGTGATTCAAATACAAGCCCTGGGTTATCTATTTTACACAGAAACAAAAGACCTGGAGGAGGAAAAATCTTTGCTGATTTTGCACACCACTCTAGCACAAAATACATTTCCCAAAAAATTAACTTGAAAAAATTCAGCAAAGGTATGATGTGTGTAACTGAACTTCTGAACTACTAATTGCTTAATGGACATACACCTTACCttgaaaatatgttttaaatgATCTTCGTCaaaatttatttgcattttttcaAGAAGCCTAATGCAACCATCTAAATCAATATTCCCATTCTTGAAATCATTCTGAATGAGATTCCAAAACCACGTATGAGATGTGAAGTTAAGGAAGATTTTGGCCCATGAAATTGCCCATTAATGGGGGGATGAGGGGGAGAAGTTTCATTTTCTTACACCTAAGAAGGTTGTGCTTTCCTTTTCTCATACTCTAGAACGTCCTTATCTTCTGACCTGTGAGAATGCAGCAGGCCCTGAGGTGTGCAGCAAGAGATTTTTGCTCTGTCTTCAGAGACTTAGAGGGCAGTGACCAGAAGGGCTGAAGGGAGGGAGTGAAGATGatcaggggatgctcagggtgcAGAAAGGGGTGCAGTGAGAGGAGGGAAATGTGGGGAGGCCGAGGGgactcagcagcagcagggaatggtGGGAAATGCCAGGAAACACCAAGGAATGAATGAGTGTCCCCAGCACTGTGCCCACCCAAACCTTATCAACCGGCCCTGGCTGATGGGACTGGCTGCCCCAGGCCATCCCTGCCACCCTCCTGTGTGCCCAGGTCACCTCCAGGCCTGAGGGGAAAGAAACACATCGGGGGGACCCAATGGCAGCTGTCACAGgccagggaggggagaggaggaggagaaggcagcaGAAAAAAAGGATATCTATTCTCATCCATGGTGGTTGTGCTCCAGCCCCCTCACAGCAGTGCCATTACCAGCCCTTGCTCGGGCTCACAGTGGTCTCCTCATGCCCCCATGTCCTGTTGGAGTGCCATGGAACATTCGCCCCTCCATCCTTCCAGTGTTGCTGCAGTGATGTCACAGACTGCAGGCGCCCAGCACAGGCCCCTTCCTGCCACTGCTCTAACACCATCGTGGGCCTTTTCCTTCCAGCACAAAATATGTCCCAGGCCCTGCCCTCATCCGCCATCTCCCACCCTCAGGATATCCCACACGCCGGCACGGGCCGAGGCGGGAGCTGCGTGAGGCCGGGCAGGCCTTTGCGGCCAGTGGTGCCAACATCCTCCTGGGGACTTTGGCCAGCTTGTCCCAGGTGTCTCTGCTCTGCTGCGAGGTGACAAGCTGGTGAGGCGAGAGGTCACCACAACAtcttcccccaaaaaaaccaggaGCACTGTGCTACCAACCCACTGCAGCAGCTTGAGGGAAAACCCTGGGCCTCAGGGAACCAGCCAACTCCATGGCTCAGCGTGATGGTGGATGTTGGGGAATGGTGAGAAACCACCCAAAGGGCTGGAAGGCCACTCCAAAGGGCTGGGAGGCCACGTAAAATGGCTGTGAAGCCACTCCAAAGGGCTCTGAGGCCACCCCAAATGGCTGGGAGGCCATCCCATAGGGATGGAAAGCCACCCCAAGGGGTTGCAAGGTCATCCAAGCTCCCAGTTCCCTGCAGGGAACTGCTGCGTCCTCAAAACCAGCCTGGGCAAGAGCAGCTGTCCATGTTGTCCTCCTGGCAAGAGGATTTTAAGGAAGTTGCTCTCATGGCTCTCATGTGCCTCATGCTTTGAGGCACACCAGTATCAGCCTTCAAATTATTTGGACAACATTTGGAAAGCAGGCTGGACTTCCACCCTTtctccatttcccatttcccactcaTTTTACACGGATTCTTCTCCGGACAATCTGCTTCAAAGTTGCCAGCTTCCATGTAGCTGTCAGCAAGCCTGAGTGAGACTCTAAATGTGACAGACCAAAGGCAGTTTGCCACAGGTTTTATGAAACTTGTGAAAGCCGAGGACAACAAGTTTTGTATTGGCATTCTGGAAAACATTCAGGTTTTGTCAGAGGATATATGAGGGAAAAATCTGTCAAGGAATTCCCTGTTACTCACACTTTTATGGACTGGAATAAACTATGGAATGTTCAGCATCTGAACATCAAGGTCTCCAATGCTGAAGTGCTTCAATGCTTGCTGAAATACTATCTTTGATATGATGGCCTAAATAAAAAGCAGGGGGGAAAGACAAAATGGAGTTGTTTAATTGATTTATTTCTGGATCACTCAGGAGAGTACAGAGACTTCCATCAGTCAATCACCACTTCAAAAATAATTCAGGTCTGCAGTGACTGGAAATAATCTgctggagtttttttttccactttcttcATGTACTTTTCAAGTGCTTTACCAGTAACAGTCAAAATGTCAAAGCAGCACAATGCTAGAGGTGAGATAGTAAGCAAATTGTTATTTTCATTTGTAATTTTAACTAAAATTACATTCACTTATGTAGCATCACACCAAATGAAACATCGATTTTAAGGAAGTTGGTAAGGTAGATTGGCAAAGATTGGGCTATAGTATCTAGATTTCAGTTATAGCTACAGAAACCCTGTAAATTCAGCCTTCAGGCTTTGCTTGTGCATTTATCGCTGAATTCCTTATACAGGCACATGAACAAAAGGAAGATTAGGACACTGGAGGAATAAATTTCTAATAGCTAGTGCAGAAGATATTTCAGGACTACCCAGGGATGTAGGCTGGGTGTTGCAGCATTAAAGAATAAAATAATGATACTCCCTCTCTCCCAGTATTTATTACAAAGGCCAAAGGAATGCATGGGATTTTGGTTTACTTTCAAACTGTGATAGTGATTATTTCCTAACCTTTATCACAAATTATTACAAATGCCTTTCATCCTTGCTGTTTTCTGTAAACATAACTTTTAATTAGAGTTTCAACAGAAACAAAGTTTAATTTCAAGGACTACTGTAGACACTACAGTTGGAAAAAGAAATGTGAACATTTAAGAATTATTCTGACAAATATTAGATATTTTTGATTTAAGCATAAGATTTTGCTGCTGTTCATCATGGCAGGTGGGAATTGCAGTGCCACATGGGTTGAACACACCCTTTAGTAAATACTCATCTGAATAAGTAAATACTCATCTGTGGCTTTAGAGATTCACTGCTGACTGGCCATGGTTGCTTCCGTTGTCTTGGTTTTAAAATGTCATCAAGAACTACTCATTTCTATGGTTTCAAGGAGAAACAACATTGTGCAAAAATGGGCATCCTCAGGTTCTTTTGAAGGAAAATGAAGATTTTGCATACTTACTGCCCTCTGATTTGGGAGGTTCCTTTCTCTGTGTATCTGGATATGATAATTAATTTCCCAGATAAACTAATGTTGAATAGAGAGAAAGATGGAGCACAGAGAGCATTTTCTGTGCTCCCTTGGTTCTTCAGAGCTGCATTACCTATGGGTCATTCTCTTTTcaccccacagctgctgctgagaTCCATCCAACACCAACCCACCAATCCttcagtgctgtgctgctgctggacacCATTCAATGAGCAAGCAGCTGTCTTTATGTGGAATTTGGTTGAATATGtgattatttctttattggaagcaaaagtaattttattaaaaatgttaTGCAACCCAGGGCTGCTATAATGAAGATGGCCTGTTGGGAATGTAGTTTATATCTGCAGtaccaaaaaataaaagaaattttggGCATAGATTTAAGTGCTAACAGATATAGATATAACACTAGAAATTCTGGAttggaaaaaaatcactttttttcacaaatattaaacatGAACAAACAAGAGGGAATAATAAAGAACAATGAAAAAGACAAAACAGTTAAACAACTTTCAGTTCCAATATTTATTGCACTAGATCAATCCCCTATGAGATGCAAATATATGGCATTTTGCAGTGCACTTTTTGGTTCCGTAGAATTCAATTCTCTCTACTTTAAAATTATGTTTCTATATGACAAAACGGTAGCAAGGAGTGCAATAATAAAAAGCATTTAATATTGCAATGTCAGTCTATCAGTCTACCTTTATgaacttttcattttctttcagtttCCTTCCCTGTAAAAGAGGGAATCTGTGAAACCAGAATCTGCAACAAAAGCTGCTGAGAAGGATGGAATTTCAGCAGAATAAATGTTCTGATCTGACTGAAAATGCTCACTCATTTTTTGCAAGTCTATGAAATCAATCTGGAAAAGATAATTACAAAACAGGCTTTGTCAAATATCCCTCTACATTCTCCAGGATgggcttggattttta of the Melospiza melodia melodia isolate bMelMel2 chromosome 4, bMelMel2.pri, whole genome shotgun sequence genome contains:
- the CAPZA3 gene encoding LOW QUALITY PROTEIN: F-actin-capping protein subunit alpha-3 (The sequence of the model RefSeq protein was modified relative to this genomic sequence to represent the inferred CDS: inserted 3 bases in 2 codons; deleted 1 base in 1 codon; substituted 1 base at 1 genomic stop codon), with the protein product MSQWCQHPPGDFGQLVPGVSALLRGDKLVRREVTTTSSPKKTRSTVLPTHCSSLRENPGPQGTSQLHGSALGKSSCPCCPPGKRILRKLLSWLSCASCFEAHQYQPSNYLDNIWKAGWTSTLSHFPFPTHFTRILLRTICFKVASFHVAVSKXLSETLNVTDQRQFATGFMKLVKAEDNKFCIGILENIQVLSEDIXGKNLSRXFPVTHTFMDWNKLWNVQHLNIKVSNAEVLQCLLKYYL